A window of Watersipora subatra chromosome 10, tzWatSuba1.1, whole genome shotgun sequence genomic DNA:
TTTACCACTAAGCAATACAAGACATAATGATTTATGACACTAGAATATATTGTATAGCGACCAAACGCAcacactaattattttagcattgcgcccacgcgTTACAATGCCCTTGTTGAGAAATATTTACAAGAAAGAGCTCAAAAAAGCTCGATTCTATCACAGGCGAGCGTCGTTATCGCACtattttgagctcatttttcttggaactgattatgtttgagaactgaggttccactatacgttatcaaaagatataagtcactgaaagttatgaaattttaaatttacattggtttgaaaacctttacagttgttttattttttctcttaatttatttcagctacacaaaacccttctttcatgatatgtagtttgaaagttagaatggcaaatgttgttatgtgttagatacaaatcaattttctgtgcaaatacttatttattacccgggcaacaccgggtagtacagctagtgtatatacatatatatattatatattatatacactagaTTATATACtacattatatactatatacaatatatatatacacacgtatatatatattatattgtatatatattatatatatacatatatttagtaTTTGATAGATCATTATCTTCATCTATAATAtcttatttattatcttatttatattatcttcatcaatatatatatatatatctcaaagttggtTGTATGTGTActtgtgtatttgtgtattcgTCGTATTGATtatctagctatagctattattttagcgtCGCACCCACACAGTACAATGCCTCTGTTTATacgtatatatttctcaaagttggtgtgCCCGTCCATATGCGTGTCTCTCCTGCTATAGCTacagcgcacgctgattattttaccaatgcagcTACGCATTACGGTcccctgttaaaaaatattttttgtaaggttcaattactgtATCTggagtcaaggccaattcttctcacgcagaCCAATATATTGCATTCATGAGAGAAGAGCCTCGACAACCTCTCTCCTTTCAGTCAGAAAAAATacgatatataatttttacatttgtaccagtatcaagagataatagtattgtcgtattcaaagtgttgatatacaaaatgtatatcttctggtggaacagtaacctttttcaaacacacacgcacgcacacacacacgcgcgcggtcttgtaaacgcatgcatttggggacgcgatatttttaccatcactttgaggacaattttcatctatcattaagagctttaaaaaataacatattaaaacattttttgttgggtttacaaattCACTGATTTTGGGAGCTGTCGCtttatccgtttttcagttatagcccatgagaatttaacactaactttggggacttcacctgacacacatgtatgaatcttttatctaataaacggggacttttgcgtgGAAAAGATAACACACACACCCacccacccacacacacacacgcacgcacacacacacgcacacacgcacacacgcacacacacacacacttctatgcaagaatttcaattacaaaattTGTATGCCTAGAAGCGTCACACTGCCAGTACTTTTATGTTCATGTTGTTTATGGTGATAGAAAGGATACATACAGTTTTCCTAAAGGTAAAATAGCTAGTCTGTGACTTGGCAGTATTCAGAGACACAGAGTTCAGTTTACACCAATATGATGCATAATCTGCTGCATGCTGTAGCGGGTTTTGAAAAGTAAATGATATTGTAGATTTAGTCTTGGTTGATTTAGTGACTGACACTACCTCTCATTTTACTGTGCCATGCAAGGTCAAGGTCAAGGTAGTGTCATTGGCATACTTTATATGTTTCACACTTGACTTGAGATCATGCTCAAAAGCGTTTCATAACAAATGACCGATAATGGTTCCTTGGAGGACTCCCATCTTGCAGTGCTCATCTGATGAGATAGAGACTCCATATTTTACTTTTTCCATACGATCTGTGAAAAAACTTTTGGTTGGAATTGTTAGGTCCCAAGCAAAAGCAATTTTTAACAGCTAAATTGTGCCACATCCTGTCAAAAGCCTTGCTGAAATCTAGCAATCTATATACGTTATGTAAGAACTAGCTCATAGCAACTCAGCAGAATATAGAGAGGTCAGCAATGCAATTCATTGGCCTTTTGACAATTTCAAATTATAGCTGGAGTGTTGAAATATCTTTAGAGAATATCAGCTTATGtgtatttgaaaagttttgcttgCTTTGCAAAAATGTGCCTTCATcaaatatactttttaatatttattaaatatactcTTCATTGTCAGTGACTTGAAAGCTGAATGGATTATTTTATCTCAGCACAAACAATGTAAGAGTGTGTAAATAGTCCTAGTGGCTACAGCTCCAACTTGCTCAAGATTCGTGCGCCCCTCAACCCATAACATTTCTATCGCATCATATCTTATCTCGGCACAAACAATGTAAGAGCGAGTAAATATTCTTAGTGGCTAGGGTTCCAACTTGCCATAGCCACCAAGAATGCGTGCAATTACGGCAATGATTCGTGTGGCTACGGCAAAGGTTTGTGTGGCTACGGCAATGATTCGTGCGGCTACGGCAATGATTCGTGTGCCCCCGCCCCATAACACTTCCGTATCATAATTCTTTTCATCATTCCATTGCTAgaacacacacacgcgcgcgcgcacacacacacgtagCACCGTAGCACAAACATAAAGAATCTAAGTGGCTGACTTCACAAATCTAACAGGAGCAGGTCTGCTGGTTATTATTAACTTTGGACTTTACTAACTTTATAAGCTGTTCTTTTACTTACTAGTTATTAGTACTCTGTTATACTATCTGTAACTGTTGTTAGTAGCCATTTTTACTACTAAATACAGTGAGAATTGTGTTACACATGAGTCTGTCAAATGAAAATTGATCAACATTGAGAAGAGACTTTCACTATAAATGTTCATTTTCTTTTAGAACAAGGCATGTGACTGTGTTATATAAGCTATATCTGATTATGGAAAAATGGTTCCTAGACTAGATGGTTATAGTGAGGGGGTAACAGACCACCCTTGGTGCTTTCACATGCTCTTAACTTTATTCTAACTTTTTAAAGATGGTTTTGAGAAAGCATTTAATTTAagatgaactcgcacaaaattgTAGTGGATTTTGTCAGAAAGTGTCAGAATGTTTTATAATTTGCAATTggtttgtgatgtttgaggagatctgactgccagggtgtttcaagattaaaattgacaaaacttgatcgcggttaacaTGTTCAactcaagcgaaagtgtgattatgatgtttatagttgtaaagagacagAACAGAAACGCATAATGCTAACCCTtgatcgcaatagccgatagatatcaactacagTAGCGATAGCAACTAGCGATAGCAACTAGCGATATCGTTTAGGTATGtatttttctactgagcattttaactaaaCTATCAAGTTATGttggttttaatcttgaaacatcctggcagtcagatcttcaaagatcaaaaacaattgcaaatgataaaaaatgctgATAAGTCCTGATAAAATCTGTTAAAATTTCATGTAAGTTCATCAAATAATGTCTTTAGCAAAAGTAATCACCCGCTCAACATACTGAAAAGTATAATCGTTATATAAACAAGAGGCTGACAAAAAGTCAAAAAACAGTGTATCAAGTAACGCTGACTAGAACAGACACCCGCATGAATGAAACATGTAGGAGTTTGTGAAACTAATTTTAAAGCTAGGTACCACAACTACAAAGTATCATTCAACCAAGTAAGtatgtaaaaagtaaaaaaagccAGACTGAACTTAGGAAGCATATTTAGAGGCTAAATGATCAAAAAGTAGCTTATACTGTATCAGCAGTCTGCACTATTTTAAGTGGATCCAATGTGCATCCTATTTATcctaaaaccaataaaaacgAGGAACATCTATTTGATTCTCTAATTGTGTTCCATTGTTGAGGGAGTTGCTCACTCATGTAGATATCAGAAGACTGGGCATTTCCCCAGTTGTCAAGGTTCCCTTACCTCTAGACTCGGGCATGTTCTGACAAGATTACGGAAacattgtttgtgcaacaaAGCTTTCAAGAAAGTCCTTGAAAAACTAGCTCAGCTTCTGCAGACATTATACTCGATTTTTGATGAGCTGCTCACACAAGGGTCTTTGACTCGCGCTAATTTTTGTTGCAGAGtgtatagttttattgagaTCTTTCCTTCTTCATCGCTTTAAAAATGGATTGCGGTACCCCGGTATCGGTACCCGTGTCAGAAGAAATAAACAAAGACCAGGAAAGGTCTCTCGGAGGTTAGTCTCAATTACTGTGCActgtttttacaatatttttcacAAAGGATGATAATGATCTGCTTGCATTTCGAAAAGCTGTGTGCACTGTGAAATATGCATCTTGAGCAAAATCGCCGTCATTTCATTTATGGATTTCAATAGaagaaaatttcaattttcttcTTTCGATCCTCTATTtatgtgaataataaatattataacgtagatataaattgattattaattttataataataagtaatGTATTAAAACCTGCAAAGCTTTTCtgaatttaataaaacttatatacTGGGTGCTTCTCATATTTCAGGTTAGTTAATGATCTGCTATAGATAAACAAATAAATCTTTACTTGCTTCCTGTTATCTGcatatttttttgtattaaGTTCATGAAATGCCGTTaggtataatttttttaatttaagaaCCATGCAAACTAACAAATTTATCATAAACTCGTAAAATGAGCTTAATTTCTCCTTGAGACcgctaaaaatagaaaatttttttattatttattgaaaCCAGAGAGCTATTGATCATGTTATTGGTTATGTTAAACTCATTCAATGTGTAAATATGGCAGCAGTgtgaaagaaaaaatttattaaaatgaaaactTAGCAATTTTCAGCGTGTCTGACCTTTTGAATACTAAAGGTTTCAACACGAATGATTTTAAAACACTTGTTCTTTTCTAATGCTTAGTGATCAACGAGTTCTATGAGTACATTATATATGCAGTACTCCATTTtgtaatatgtattaatatgtTATGTGTTATACAatattaatatttgtatatttttattaggTATATGGATGTACACCATTCTATAGAAACACTTGGATACAATTAACTCGCTTCTAAGCCCTCTGCAAAACTTCGATTCAGAAACTAACAAAGAAGAATGACTTAATTGACCAATTATGTTTCATGATTTATGCAGCTGTTTGTTTTCtatggatgtttaaataaattgGCACTTGAACCAAGACTTTGGCCCAGTTAAAGTGATACAAATGTTAGTAAACTTTTGACTTTGTATGGTTATAGAAgcagaaaaaaatgctttcaatCCTCAACCCCCATCAGGAGAAGAGAAGCCAAGGGAGACCCAAGAGAAATTGGAGAGCCAATCGCTAGCTACAACAGAGCAGCAACCAACAAGTCAGTCTCAATGTTTAATGGATCCTTTTTTACCTTTATGGTTTCTATTCTATTCTAGGAGTAGCGTAGACACACTGCTTCTTTTACATTGGGTTTTACAAAACTGCGATCATACTATGAAACTTTAATTGTGATGTGCCAAGGTTGCTATAGAAATCTTGGTAAGTAACAGTCTTTGACTAGAATTACTCGTTTACTGACTTACCCTAACAGATAGTTTGTGCACTGGCACATCAAAGTACTTCAGACTATTCCTACGCcttttaattttgtaataatttatattcGTTTCTATCGGAAGAAAACAGTAAACTGCTCTCAATTATCTCGCTACttgaaaatatatattacaCGCTAGAAAATGGctagttattttatttgttttacgTTACGTATAAGCATGATTTATTAAAATTACTTGAAAGCTGAGTTGTTATAAATACTTAATGACATTCAAATTAAGCATATCACAGAGGTGAGTGGTAATTGACatccaaaatatttaaaaccgttttttatcaaattttgtgtataaattaaaacaaatctgAGTGGATACTTAAAATATCGGCGGCATTACTTAAGACTTTCAGTGCAGACAGCATTGCTTATGACTTTCAGTGCAGGCAGCATAATTACTTAAAACTTTCAGTGCAGGCAGCATAATAACTTAAGACTTTCAGTGCAGGCAGAGGGATAACTTAAGACTTTCAGTGCAGGCAGAGTGATAACTTAAGACTTTCAGTGCAGGCAGCGTGATAACTTAAGATTTTCAGTGCAGGCAGAGTGATAACTTAAGACTTTCAGTGCAGGCAGCGTAATAACTTAAGACTTTCAGTGCAGGCAGCGTGATAACTTAAGATTTTCAGTGCAGGCAGAGTGATAACTTAAGACTTTCAGTGCAGGCAGCGTAATAACTTAAGACTTTCAGTGCAGGCAGAGTGATAACTTAAGACTTTCAGTGCAGGCAGCGTGATAACTTAAGACTTTCAATGCTGGCAGCGTGATAACTTAAGATTTTCAGTGCAGGCAGCGTTATAACTTAAAACTTTCAGTGCTGGCATCATGATAACTTAAGACTTTCAGTGCAGGCGGTGTGATTACTTGAGAATTTCAGTGCAGGCAGCGTGATAACTTAAGACTTCCAGTGCAGGCAGCGTTATAACTTAAAACTTTCAGTGCAGGCAGCGTGATAACTTAAAACTTTCAGTGCAGGCAGCGTGATAACTTAAAACTTTCAGTGCAGGCAGCGTGATAACTTAAAACTTTCAGTGCAGGCAGTGTTATAACTTAAAACTTTCAGTGCAGGCAGCGTAATAACTTAAAACTTTCAGTGCAGGCAGCGTGATAACTTAAAACTTTCAGTGCAGGCAGCGTGATAACTTAAAACTTTCAGTGCAGGCAGCGTGATAACTTAAGACTTTCAGTGCAGGCAGCGTGATAACTTAAAACTTTCAGTGCAGGCAGCGTGATAACTTAAAACTTTCAGTGCAGGCAGCGTGATAACTTAAAACTTTCAGTGCAGGCAGCGTGATAACTTAAAACTTTCAGTGCAGGCAGCGTGATAACTTAAGACTTTCAGTGCAGGCAGTGTGATAATGTGTCTCTTCAAATGAAAACGTTCTGAGTATTGATACAGTTAAAAGAGTGATGAGATGTTTGTGCTTGTCAGCAAGCTCGTAATCTGAAAATTGTTGCAGAAAGCATAATAGTATGATCCATGCAAATATGTACTTGCAAAAGCTTATgaaaaatacaatattaaattTAGGTAAAACAACTAAGAATAAAAAGTAAATCTGTGAGCTGAAATTTAGTTTTAGACTTAATTAATTTATGAGAACCTCAGATATAAAACCTAAGTTCGTACGCCTACATGTTAATGTTTATCACATGAAGGCTCTAAAATTCAATCTGTTTTGCAGTATAAATCTATCTATCAGCTAACATGTTTGGCTAAAATCattgttttatcattatataaaCAACCTAAAGTGTAAAAATTTACTCAATTGCTAGGGTTACATATCATCATGGTTGATACACTTACTATgataaatacataataatataaggCTATATCGAGCAATAATGCattagttgttttctttttagaGAAGTTGTCAAATACGGAGAGTCGTTGTGCATATTTGTCTTATAAACTTATAAACTCTTTTATTGTACAGCTTTCCAATGAGTACTCTAGTCTATCACTCTCCATAAAGTACTACACTCTGTCACTCTCTATAAAGTAGTGTATTTTGTCGCTCACTATAAAGTACTATATTCTGTCGCTCTCCATGGAGTAATATATTCTATTAATCACCATAGAGTACTATATTCTGTAACTCTCTATAGAATACTATATTCTGTATACTACATTCTGTCACTCACCAGAGAATACTATATTCTCTCACTCTCCATAGAGTACTCTAGTCTGTCACTCTCCATAGATTACTTTATTCTGTCACTCTCCAGAGAGTACTGTATTCTGTCACTCACCATAGAGTACTATATTGTGTCACTTTCCATACAGTACTATATTGTATTACTCATCATAGAATACTATATTCGGTCACTCTACATACAGTACTATATTCAGTCACTTTCCATAGAGTACTACATTCTGTCACTCACCTTAGAGTACTATATACTATCACTCTCCAATGAGTACTATATTCTATCACTCTCCATCAAACTCTACACTCTTTCATTTTACACAGAGTGGTGTATCTTGTCATTTTATCGACCATAGTGTTCTTACCCATCTCATATGGTAATGTGAAGTTTACATGTAATGCCTATTTGCACTTTTTAGAACTCGTGCATTATATTATTCCTTACCATTATTTTCATCTCATATGTTATATTTGTGTATAGCTTTGACTAAGCTGGTCGATTTCATCCACCACAACAACTAGTAACTCACCCAAAAAGCAGCAATATAATTCATTTTATTAATACTCAATAAATACGTAAAATACATAATGATAACTAGACTTGTTAATcgtattaatatattttagctATTAACACTATACAGACCTTTGAGTTTCTATCTTACTAAGAAATACAAATACAGCTGTAGCAATACTTTTGCCAATCATTATCACCACGGCTAATCTGGTTTTAACTGGTGATGGCAGCACTGACCTGTCAGATATGACACTGTTTTGTATAACTGACAAAAGGGAGCATTCCCGGGTGATGTTTTGTCGACTTTTTTTTCAGGTTTCTGTATAGTGAAGTGCAGCTTTACATTTACTGTTTTTCTCTACCTTATTTTATAAAGTTCATGCATATATGTGATTTGAAAGTTTCAAAGTTTCAAAGATTATCCAAACATTTGCTTTATGTCTAACACGAGAATCTTCCGGaacaatgatttaaaacagaACTTTATTAATGCGCTCAAATTTTTACAACGTACATAAAACTTCACACTTTCTATTCActgataaaaatattataaattttaattctaTGAAATCAATTTTACCTTAGTGGACAGCCAGTGTCCTAGACATTTCGTCAAAATAAACTGCATTCTACCGGTTTGGCAAAGCTCTATATTGCAATCAGAATGGTCCAGCTTGGTAACTACCCAAAAAGTGTTTACAAAGCTTTAAACTGATAAATACGTTTCATCTACCTATATAATGCTATTTCACCATGTATGATTAACATTTCTAATGTACAACCGCGTATAGTTTGTGTTAATAAAATGTGAGGGGATAATTTCTTAGTTTACAGCCGAGTCACTTTTTTATGAATTAGTCATAAAAAGTTATGTATTTTTACAAAGTATATTAATATCCCTAAGTATGACTATTGAGATATTGAAAGAGTCTGTCTTGTTCATTTGACATTGGTTATTTGAAAGATGTTTTACTGTAATCGAATAAATGGCTAATGAATCATTTGTAGAGTCCAAAGCAGATATGGAAGCTCCCACCTCACATGCCATGCACATTCTATCCAGTGATTCAAAGCCACAGCCAGCAATTAGGGGTGTTAAACCAGAAAGAGATGCCGCATTAGAATGGATGCACGATCTTTTGGATGTGTGGGATATATTGGGGGACACAGGATacattttgtttacatttgatGGTGATGTGCAGAAATTAATGGAAAGACTATTGGTTCATGATGCTTTAAGTAATCCaaaaaagatgaaaaagaaAATCGACGATCTTGAGGTTTTGATTCGTAACAACGCATTTCCAAAAACCAAAGTTTTCAAAGCAACAGGTGATACAGCAACAGGTGGTACAGCAACAGGTTTTAAAGCAACAGGTGATACAGCAACAGGTGATACAGCAACAGGTGATACAGCAACAGGTGATACAGCAACAGGTGATACAGCAACAGGTGATACAGCAACAGGTGATACAGCAAAAGGTGGTACAGCAACAGGCGATACAGCAACAGGTGGTACAGCAACAGGTGATACAGCAACTGGTGTTCCAGCAACAGGCGATACAGCAACAGGCGATACAGCAACAGGTTTTAAAGCAACAGGCGATACAGCAACAGGTGGTACAGCAACAGGTGATACAGCAACAGGTGATACAGCAACAGGTGATACAGCAACAGGTGATACAGCAACAGGTGATACAGCAACAGGTGATACAGCAAAAGGTGGTACAGCAACAGGTGATACAGCAACTGGTGTTCCAGCAACAGGCGATACAGCAACAGGCGATACAGCAACAGGCGATACAGCAACGGGTGACACAGCAACAGGCGATACAGCAACAGGCAATACAGCAACGGGTGATACAGCAACATGTGATACAGCAACAGGTGATACAGCAACAGGTGATACAGCAACAGGTGATACAGCAACAGGTGGTACAGCAACTGGTGGTACAGCAACAGGTGATACAGCAACTGGTGTTCCAGCAACAGGTGATACAGCAACAGGCGATACAGCAACAGGCGATACAGCAACAGACGATACAGCAACGGGTGGTACAGCAACAGGTGATACAGCAACTGATGTTCCAGCAACAGGCGATACAGCAACAGGCGATACAGCAACAGACGATACAGCAACAGGCGATACAGCAACAGGCGATACAGCAACAGGTGGTACAGCAACAGGTGATACAGCAACAGGTGGTACAGCAACTGGTGGTACAGCAACAGGTGGTACAGCAACAGGTGACATAGCAACAGGTTTTAAAGCAACAGGTGATACAGCAACAGGTGGTACAGCAACAGGTGATACAGCAACAGGCGATACAGCAACAGGTGGTGCAGCAACAGGTGGTACAGCAACTGGTGTTCCAGCAACAGGTGGTACAGCAACAGGTGATACAGCAACAGGCGATACAGCAACAGGTTTTAAAGCAACAGGTGATACAGCAACAGGTGATACTGCAACAGGTGATACAGCAACAGGTGATACAGCAACAGGTGATACAGCAACAGGTGATACAGCAACAGGTGATACAGCAACAGGTGGTACAGCAACAGGTGGTACAGCAACAGGTGATTCAGCAACTGGTGTTCCAGCAACAGGCAATACAGCAACAGGCGATACAGCAACAGGCGATACAGCAACGGGTGACACAGCAACAGGCGATACAGCAACAGGCGATACAGCAACGGGTGATACAGCAACAGGTGATACAGCAACAGGTGATACAGCAACAGGTGATACAGCACCAGGTGATACAGCAACAGGTGGTACAGCAACTGGTGGTACAGCAACAGGTGGTACAGCAACAGGTGATACAGCAACTGGTGTTCCAGCAACAGGTGATACAGCAACAGGCGATACAGCAACGGCTGACACAGCAACAGGTGATACAGCAACAGGTGGTACAGCAACAGGTGATACAGCAACAGGTGGTACAGCAACAGGTGATACAGCAACAGGTGGTACAGCAACTGGTGGTACAGCAACAGGTGGTACAGCAACAGGTGATACAGCAACTGGTGTTCCAGCAACAGGTGATACAGCAACAGGCGATACAGCAACAGGTTTTAAGGCAACAGGTGATACAGCAACAGGTGGTACAGCAACAGGTGATACAGCAACAGGTGATACAGCAACAGGTGATACAGCAACAGGTGATACAGCAACAGGTGATACAGCAACAGGTGATACAGCAACAGGTGGTACAGCAACAGGTGATACAGCAACTGGTGTTCCAGCAACAGGCGATACAGCAACAGGCGATACAGCAACAGGCGATACAGCAACGGGTGACACAGCAACAGGCGATACAGCAACAGGCGATACAGCAACGGGTGATACAGCAACAGGTGATACAGCAACAGGTGATACAGCAACATGTGATACAGCAACAGGTGATACAGCAACAGGTGGTACAGCAACTGGTGGTACAGCAACAGGTGGTACAGCAACAGGTGATACAGCAACTGGTGTTCCAGCAACAGGTGATACAGCAACAGGCGATACAGCAACAGGCGATACAGCAACAGGCGATACAGCAACGGCTGACACAGCAACAGGTGATACAGCAACAGGTGGTACAGCAACAGGTGATAGAGCAACAGGTGGTACAGCAACTGGTGGTACAGCAACAGGTGATACAGCAACAGGTGGTACAGCAACTGGTGGTACAGCAACAGGTGGTACAGCAACAGGTGATACAGCAACTGGTGTTCCAGCAACAGGTGATACAGCAACAGGCGATACAGCAACAGGCGATACAGCAACAGGCGATACAGCAACGGCTGACACAGCAACAGGTGATACAGCAACAGGTGGTACAGCAACAGGTGGTACAGGAACTGGTGGTACAGCAACAGGTGGTACAGCAACAGGTGATACAGCAACTGGTGTTCCAGCAACAGGTGATACAGCAACAGGCGATACAGCAACAGGTTTTAAAGCAACAGGTGATACAGCAACAGGTGGTACAGCAACAGGTGATACAGCAACAGGTGATACAGCAACAGGTGATACAGCAACAGGTGATACAGCAACAGGTGATACAGCAACAGGTGATACAGCAACAGGTGGTACAGCAACAGGTGATACAGCAACTGGTGTTCCAGCAACAGGCGATACAGCAACAGGCGATACAGCAACAGGCGATACAGCAACGGGTGACACAGCAACAGGCGATACAGCAACAGGCGATACAGCAACGGGTGATACAGCAACAGGTGATACAGCAACAGGTGGTATAGCAACTGGTGGTACAGCAACAGGTGGTACAGCAACA
This region includes:
- the LOC137407009 gene encoding calphotin-like — protein: MAFSFGLFSVPHVAVPPVAVPPVAVPPVAVPPVAVSPVAVPPVAVSPVAVSPVAISPVAVSPVAVSPVAVSPVAGTPVAVSPVAVPPVAVPPVAVPPVAVSPVAVPPVAVSPVAVPPVAVSPVAVSPVAVLPVAVSPVAVSPVAVSPVAGTPVAVSPVAVPPVAVPPVAVPPVAVSPVAVPPVAVSPVAVSPVAVSPVAVSPVAVSPVAVSPVAGTPVAVSPVAVPPVAVPPVAIPPVAVSPVAVSPVAVSPVAVSPVAVSPVAVSPVAVSPVAVSPVAGTPVAVSPVAVPPVAVSPVAVSPVAVSPVAVSPVAVSPVAVSPVAVPPVAVSPVALKPVAVSPVAVSPVAGTPVAVSPVAVPPVAVPPVPVPPVAVPPVAVSPVAVSAVAVSPVAVSPVAVSPVAVSPVAGTPVAVSPVAVPPVAVPPVAVPPVAVSPVAVPPVAVPPVALSPVAVPPVAVSPVAVSAVAVSPVAVSPVAVSPVAVSPVAGTPVAVSPVAVPPVAVPPVAVPPVAVSPVAVSHVAVSPVAVSPVAVSPVAVSPVAVSPVAVSPVAVSPVAVSPVAVSPVAGTPVAVSPVAVPPVAVSPVAVSPVAVSPVAVSPVAVSPVAVSPVAVPPVAVSPVALKPVAVSPVAVSPVAGTPVAVSPVAVPPVAVPPVAVPPVAVSPVAVPPVAVSPVAVPPVAVSPVAVSAVAVSPVAVSPVAGTPVAVSPVAVPPVAVPPVAVPPVAVSPGAVSPVAVSPVAVSPVAVSPVAVSPVAVSPVAVSPVAVSPVAVSPVAVLPVAGTPVAESPVAVPPVAVPPVAVSPVAVSPVAVSPVAVSPVAVSPVAVSPVAVSPVALKPVAVSPVAVSPVAVPPVAGTPVAVPPVAAPPVAVSPVAVSPVAVPPVAVSPVALKPVAMSPVAVPPVAVPPVAVPPVAVSPVAVPPVAVSPVAVSPVAVSSVAVSPVAVSPVAGTSVAVSPVAVPPVAVSSVAVSPVAVSPVAVSPVAGTPVAVSPVAVPPVAVPPVAVSPVAVSPVAVSPVAVSHVAVSPVAVLPVAVSPVAVSPVAVSPVAVSPVAVSPVAGTPVAVSPVAVPPFAVSPVAVSPVAVSPVAVSPVAVSPVAVSPVAVPPVAVSPVALKPVAVSPVAVSPVAGTPVAVSPVAVPPVAVSPVAVPPFAVSPVAVSPVAVSPVAVSPVAVSPVAVSPVAVSPVALKPVAVPPVAVSPVALKTLVFGNALLRIKTSRSSIFFFIFFGLLKAS